The genomic stretch GGCAAATGCCACTTATTCACCATATTACAAATTGGGTTTCAATCAGCGATTGTGCCAATATTACCCGTCTAATCGGGGGCTTACCAATTATGGCTCACGCCAGAGAAGAAGTTGCGGATATGGTTTCGCTCTCCAATGCTTTGGTGCTGAATATCGGCACACTCACGAGCGAATTGGTTGACTCAATGATCTTGGCTGCTAAAGCAGCTAACAAAAAAGGTATCCCCGTTATTCTCGATGCGGTGGGCGTGGGAGCAACCCCATTTCGGGATAAAAAGGCTTATGAGATAATGGATGAAACCCATGTTGACGTTATTAAAGGAAACGCCTCGGAGATAGCAAAACTCGCAGGAAAAAACGTAATAACCCGCGGAGTAGAATCTACAGATGTTCAGGAAAATCTTGTTGAAACAGCTAGGGATCTATCTCAATCCCAAAATGCCACAGTTGTCATAACCGGAAAAGAAGATATTATTACGGATAATGACGAAATTTATCTAGTTAAAAATGGAAACGAAATGATGGGTAAGATCGTTGGCACCGGGTGTATGGCTGCATCTATCATCGCCACATATTGCAGCCTTGAAAAAAATCATGCAAAAGCCGCTGCGATAGCTCTTTCTAACTACGAAATCGCAGCAGAAAAAGCTTTTGAAATAGCAAAAACTCCATTTGCATTTAAAACGAAATTTTTTGATGAGATATATTTGTTAGATAAAAATGTCGAAAATCTGCAAAAAATTTATTCAATATTTTAAAATTATAAACAAATATCAGAAGGTATTATGACACAATTAAAAATGGCAAAAGACGGAATTATTTCCGAAGAGATGAAAACCGTGGCAAAGGATGAACAGGTCGATGTTGAGTGGCTTCGTGAGGAAATTGCTCAGGGACGCATCACTATTCCAAAAAACATAAACCATAATTTTCATCCGATGGGTATCGGGAATAAATTACGAACAAAAATTAATGCAAACATAGGCACTTCACCAGATCACTATGACCTGAACGAAGAACTGGAAAAACTCAAAATCGCAGTTGCTTACGGTTCAGATAGCGTAATGGATCTATCCACAGGTGGAAATTTATCAGCAATCCGCAAAGCAATTCTAAAACAATCTCCGGTAATGGTGGGAACTGTTCCAATCTATCAGGTGGCGGCTGAACTCCTCGACAATGATAAAGAAATTTCCGATATGAGTGTGGACGGACTTTTTGATTCTATCGAAAAACAGTGTGTAGAAGGAGTGGATTATATTACGGTTCATTGTGGCGTTACGAGGAAAGTAGTTAATACGCTCAAGAAAAATCCACGTTTGTTGGGAATGGTTAGCAGAGGTGGAAGCCTGCTGATGAAGTGGATGCGGATCAATAAAGCGGAAAATCCTCTATATGAATATTTCGATAGATTGCTCGTTATTGCTGAAAAATATGATGTAACTTTAAGTTTGGGTGATGGCTTACGCCCCGGTTGTCTCGCAGACGCCTCGGATGCAGCCCAGTTTGAAGAATTAATTGTTCTCGGAGAATTGCAAAAAAGAGCCGTTGAACGTGATGTTCAGGTTATTATTGAAGGACCGGGGCATATTCCTTTGAACGAGGTTGAATCAAATATGCGTTTGCAAAAATCAATCTGCAATAATGCTCCTTTCTATGTTCTCGGACCTATCACCACAGATATTGCTCCCGGTTATGATCACATCACGAGTGCAATCGGCGGGGCAATAGCTGCTTACAATGGAGCTGATTTTTTATGCTATGTAACTCCCTCCGAACATCTTTGCTTACCTAACAAGGAGGATGTGCATGAAGGCGTGATCGCTGCAAAAATCGCGGCCCGTTCTGCAGATATTGCTCTCGGAATCCCGGGAGTGAAAAAACTCGATAATAAAATGGCAGAATATCGCAGAGACTTCAATTGGGAAGGACAATATAAAATCTCTCTCGACCCGATTCTTGCTCGAAAAAGAAGAAAATCAAGCGAAGATTTTTCTGAAGACGTTTGCACAATGTGCGGTAAANNNNNNNNNNNNNNNNNNNNNNNNNNNNNNNNNNNNNNNNNNNNNNNNNNNNNNNNNNNNNNNNNNNNNNNNNNNNNNNNNNNNNNNNNNNNNNNNNNNNTCTTATGAAATATACAGCATTAACCATCGCAGCAAGTGATACTTCCGGTGGTGCCGGAATCCAAAGAGATCTGAAATCTTTTCACGACAATGGAATTTGGGGACTTTCCGTTATCACCGGAATAACTGCCCAATCATTTGAAAGAGTATTTTACTCAAATCCCCTATCTACTACTGAGGTGGAGATTCAGCTGAAAACTGTTTTCGATAATTTTAAAATTGACGCAACAAAAATCGGGGTAATCTACAATCGGAAAATAATGGAATTGATCTCACATTATTTGCAGAAATATTCGCAAAAAAATGTAATTATCGATCCAATCATCTCTGCGAGTGACTCAACTAAGTTCTTGCTTAAAAAAGATGAGGAATTTTTCAAAGAGAAATTTCTTGCAAATGCAGACCTTCTCACCCCAAACATTCCGGAAGCAGAATTGCTTTCACAAAAAATTATTACAACCGAAAATGAGATTAAAGCTGCCGGAAAATTCTTATCTGAAAAATATAATTGCTATGTTTTAATGAAGGGCGGGCATTTTATAAATAAAAAAACGGATAAGATCGTTGATTTTCTTATCGGAAAAAATGTCGAAAAGGAATTCACATCTCCGAAAAAAAAGTTAGTAAAATCTCATGGAACCGGCTGCTTGCTATCTTCGGCAATTGCTGCAAATCTGGCAAAGGGGATGGATATATCTGCCGCTGTATTATTAGCAAAAAAATATTTTTATACACAAGTTTAGGATTTTATACGAATTCGCAAGAAATGTAAAATCGCAGATTGTTGTAATTTTTCTCCCCTTGTTTCTATATTTCCCATTCCCAATCAAGATTATTGTATTCATTCACGGAAAAATCCTGATGCTTTTCCCAGTCTCCCGCTCTATCATTTCCAACGTTATCCCATCCAAAGTAATTCCATCGTCATTAAACATATTCTTCGGTAAAAAAATCAAATCACCGCACTGATTTTTTTTTATTGCTCCAATCACATCTCCCGCAGAAAGTAATCCTGAAACAGTAACATTTTTTCCCAAATAATCATTTTCTACGGGGAGGACATTGATGCTTAAATCTCTCGTTTTCGCAAAAATAGTTGCTAATTTTTTCATAACCGGATAGATTAATTTGGCAGTGCAAATTGTGATGGTGTTAACATTTTCAGGAATTTTTACTTCATCTGCAAAATATTCCCAATTATCAA from Candidatus Cloacimonadota bacterium encodes the following:
- the thiD gene encoding bifunctional hydroxymethylpyrimidine kinase/phosphomethylpyrimidine kinase, which produces LMKYTALTIAASDTSGGAGIQRDLKSFHDNGIWGLSVITGITAQSFERVFYSNPLSTTEVEIQLKTVFDNFKIDATKIGVIYNRKIMELISHYLQKYSQKNVIIDPIISASDSTKFLLKKDEEFFKEKFLANADLLTPNIPEAELLSQKIITTENEIKAAGKFLSEKYNCYVLMKGGHFINKKTDKIVDFLIGKNVEKEFTSPKKKLVKSHGTGCLLSSAIAANLAKGMDISAAVLLAKKYFYTQV
- the thiM gene encoding hydroxyethylthiazole kinase: MPLIHHITNWVSISDCANITRLIGGLPIMAHAREEVADMVSLSNALVLNIGTLTSELVDSMILAAKAANKKGIPVILDAVGVGATPFRDKKAYEIMDETHVDVIKGNASEIAKLAGKNVITRGVESTDVQENLVETARDLSQSQNATVVITGKEDIITDNDEIYLVKNGNEMMGKIVGTGCMAASIIATYCSLEKNHAKAAAIALSNYEIAAEKAFEIAKTPFAFKTKFFDEIYLLDKNVENLQKIYSIF
- the thiC gene encoding phosphomethylpyrimidine synthase ThiC; protein product: MTQLKMAKDGIISEEMKTVAKDEQVDVEWLREEIAQGRITIPKNINHNFHPMGIGNKLRTKINANIGTSPDHYDLNEELEKLKIAVAYGSDSVMDLSTGGNLSAIRKAILKQSPVMVGTVPIYQVAAELLDNDKEISDMSVDGLFDSIEKQCVEGVDYITVHCGVTRKVVNTLKKNPRLLGMVSRGGSLLMKWMRINKAENPLYEYFDRLLVIAEKYDVTLSLGDGLRPGCLADASDAAQFEELIVLGELQKRAVERDVQVIIEGPGHIPLNEVESNMRLQKSICNNAPFYVLGPITTDIAPGYDHITSAIGGAIAAYNGADFLCYVTPSEHLCLPNKEDVHEGVIAAKIAARSADIALGIPGVKKLDNKMAEYRRDFNWEGQYKISLDPILARKRRKSSEDFSEDVCTMCGK